From Pseudodesulfovibrio nedwellii:
TTTTTCCCGTTGGGGATCAACCTCCAAAGCGTCCATTTCGTATAAAAAGCCTTGGTTGCTACAATGTCCACCAAGGCATTAATTCGTATTCGACAAGCACTTTTAATCTAACCACCCGAAAAAAAGCTTAATTCCATTTCGTTAATACAGCATTCTGCCTTTATATCGAACTTTACGAGGAACCCCTGCCATACTTAAGGGGGATTTCTGTTTCCCCAAATTCACCCACTTCTTGTCACAAACCTTCATTTCATGGCACATCCATGACAAGAGGAGGTTTATCATGCGCTATGTTTCAAAAATATTGTGCGGGATAATGCTGAGCTTGGCCATTCCACTTTCAGCCATGGCCACTGAAGTAGGTACCTTGACAGAACTGCATCAGGCCCTTGATGCCGCCAACAAAGGTTTACACAAGGAGATAATACTCCTAGACGGCGAATACGTGTTGCAACACGCATTATCCATTCAGGCTGACGGCGTAACGATACGATCAAAATCCGGGAATCGTGACACAGTATGGTTAGTGGGACCTGGCATGGACTCAGATGTCGGCCATGTCTTTCATGTAAGCGGTTCAGACTTCACGCTTCGAGACATGACCATTGGCCGTGTGGCGAATCACGCTGTACAAATCCACGGGGAGTTGAACGCCCACCGTCCCTGTCTTGCCAACCTGCACATTCTCGACTGCCAGGAACAAATGATCAAAATCTCGGCAAACCTTGACGCACCCAATACCGGATGTATGGGCGGTGTTATTGAAGACTGTCTTTTCGAATATACCGCTGAAATTGGACCTCATTTCTATATCGGCGGCGTAGATGCACACAATGCCAGGGATTGGACTGTCCGCAACTGTGAATTTCGCAATATCACGAGCCCAGCTCAAGAAGCTGCTGAATACGCCATCCATTTTTGGTCTGGTTCTCGCGGCACACAAGTCGAAAACAATCAGATTATCGACTGTGACCGGGGCATTGGTTTTGGAATGGGCGACAGTCCTCATTTCGGCGGCGTCATACGAAACAATATCATCACGCATGGACCTCAAGGATTTTATGCCGACGTCGGCATCTCCCTTGAGTCCGCTTCCGGTGCCATCGTCACCGACAACCAGATTTTCTTCCAACATAAATATCCCAATGCTATCGAATATCGCTTTCCAGCCACAAAGAATGTGGTCATTAGCAACACATCCACCAACCGAGCCGTCGTCAGCAGAGACGGAGGACAAGCAATCGTCCATTAAGTTCTCTTTTATCCTCAGAAAAACGTCGTTTTCACAGCTTGTTTCCAAGTAAATTTGAAAAGTACCTGATGTATTGAAAAAAGTAGTAGCTATTATCACTTTGATTGAATATATGAATAGATATTGAACAACCAACAACCCCCATGGAGACTGTTATGCCCACAAAGCAAGCAGCAGGGTGCGAACGCCCCGGCCCCAAAGTCGAAAACGTTACGCAACCCAAAGAAGAAACCACATCGCAAATAGCGAACGAATCACAAGGAGGCCCCATGATTCGTGTTGGCCAAAAAGCCCCTGATTTTACCGCTTCCGCCTATATC
This genomic window contains:
- a CDS encoding right-handed parallel beta-helix repeat-containing protein; translation: MRYVSKILCGIMLSLAIPLSAMATEVGTLTELHQALDAANKGLHKEIILLDGEYVLQHALSIQADGVTIRSKSGNRDTVWLVGPGMDSDVGHVFHVSGSDFTLRDMTIGRVANHAVQIHGELNAHRPCLANLHILDCQEQMIKISANLDAPNTGCMGGVIEDCLFEYTAEIGPHFYIGGVDAHNARDWTVRNCEFRNITSPAQEAAEYAIHFWSGSRGTQVENNQIIDCDRGIGFGMGDSPHFGGVIRNNIITHGPQGFYADVGISLESASGAIVTDNQIFFQHKYPNAIEYRFPATKNVVISNTSTNRAVVSRDGGQAIVH